The Gemmatimonadaceae bacterium genome contains the following window.
TCTTCGAGCAGGCGCGCCCCCCGGTGCTGATGCTCTTCGGCATCACCGGCGTCGTGCTGCTGATTGCCTGCGCGAACATCGCGAACCTCCTGCTCTCGCGCGGCGCGCAGCGCGCCACGGAGATGGGCGTTCGCTTGGCACTCGGCGCGACGCGACGGCACCTGCTCACGCAGCTGCTCACCGAGTCGATGGTGCTGGCAATCGTTGGGGGGGTGGTCAGTCTCGTCGTCGCGTGGTGGACCCTTCAGGGGATGTCCGCCCTGCTGCCGGCCGACTCGAACTCCACCTTCGTATTCAGCATCCGGCCCTCGATGATTGCGTTCTCGGCTGTCCTGGCCCTGGCGACCGGATTTCTGTTTGGACTCTTCCCGGCGCTGCACTCGACCCGTGCAGACCTCATTTCCACCATTCGCGCCGGCGCCGGCCAAATCGCCGGAGGGCGCGCAGCCACGCGCTTCCGCACGGCGCTCGTGACGCTGCAGATCGCGCTCTCGACCGCGTTGTTGGTATCCGCCGGGCTGTTCACCAAGAGCCTCGCCAACGTCAGCCGCGTGGACCTCGGCGTGTCGGTGGACCAGATGGTGACCTTCGCCGTCTCGCCACTGCGCGTCGGGTACGACACACTGAGCGTGAAGGCGCTCTACCCACGCATTGAGGAGGAGCTGCGCGCGATTCCCGGCGTGACCGGCGTGACCAGCGCCCTTGTTCCGCTGCTTGGCGGCAGCAGCTGGGGCAACAACGTTCGCGTGCAAGGCTTCGACTGCCTACCGGACGTCGACTGCAACTCGCGGTACAACGCCGTTGGCGCGGGATACTTCCGCACGATGGGTACGGCGATGCTGGCCGGACGCGAGTTCCTCCCCTCCGACGTCGCGGATGGCGCCCGCGTCGCCATCGTGAACCTGGCCTTCGCCGAGAAGTTCAACCTCGGTCGCGATGCGGTAGGCAAGTTCATGGGCCGCTCCGGCGGCCTCCGCGATTCGCTCTCCATCCAGATCGTGGGACTGCTGCCAGACATCAAGTACAACGATGTGAAGCGAGAGCCCCAGCCGGTGTTCTATACGCCCTGGGTCCAGGAGCGGTTTGTCGGCAACCTGTACTTCTACGTGAACACGTCGCTTCCACCGGAACAGCTGTTGACGACGATTCCCACAGTCATGCGACGGATCGATGCCGCGCTGCCGGTCGAGGAGCTGCGCACGATGCCGCAACAGCTACGGGACAACGTGTTCATGGACCGCCTGATCTCTATCCTGTCGGCGGCTTTCGCGGTGCTCGCCACGCTCCTGGCCGGTGTCGGACTCTATGGCGTGCTCGCGTACTCGGTGTCGCAACGGACACGGGAAATCGGCGTGCGGATGGCCCTTGGCGCCGACCGCGTCCGCGTCCAGGGCATGGTGCTTCGGCAGGTCGGGGTGATGGTCGCCATCGGTGCGAGCGTCGGCATCCTCGGCGCCATCGGCCTTGGCCGTGCCGCGCGGTCGCTGCTTTTCGGACTCGAGGGACACGACCCGCTCGTCTTCTCGCTTGCTGTGCTGCTGTTGGCGCTGGTTGCCTTGAGCGCCGGCTATGTACCGGCGCTCCGGGCCAGCCGAACGGACCCGATGCAGGCCCTGCGCTACGACTGAGCCTGCCCCAGCTCCCCGCCGCTACGTGACTCCGCTGCGCTAGCGGCGGGCCGAGGCGGCTGCATCGCGCAGTGAGAAGAGCAGGTCCACATAACTCTTCTCGATCTCGGCGAGCCCCGCCACCTTCGAGCCGGCCTTCGGGCGCACGAGCATCAACTCATTCGGCGCGTGCGCCCCGGTGCCGTAGCCCATGCCGCTGAAGAGCAGCGGCAGGCGGAGCCGCTCCGTGAACTGGTAGAACGGGGCGCTGCCGGCGAGGCGTGGGGAGAGCGTCGGCGTCACGCCGTACTTCCGGTACACGGATAGCGCGGCCTGGATGATGGGTGCCTCGACCGACGTCTGCGCCGCGGGATAGCCCGACAGCTGGCGGATTTCGATGTCGCCGAACCCGCCGGCCACGAGGTGACGCTTGATGCGCGCCAGCGCGGAGTCAGGTGACAGTCCGATCGGCAAGCGTGAGTCCACCTTGGCGATGGCTTGGTGCGGGAGGATGGTCTTGGTGCCTTCGCCGGCGTAGCCCGAGGCGATGCCGTTGATGTTCAGCGTGGGGTGGTAGAACTGCCGCACCAGCAGGTCGCGACCACGGAGTCCATCGATGTAGCGATCCACACTGAGCGCGCGGTTGCCGCTCTCCTCGCCGCCGGCGGCGGCCAGCGCATTGATCAAGCGCTGCTCCTCGAGCGTGGGCGGCCGGATGCCGTCGTAGTAGTTGGGCACGACGATGGTGTTGCCGTCGCGGCTGGTGAGCGACGCCAGCGCCTGCGTGAGCCGCCAGGCGGGCGCATCCACGATCACCTTGTACGACCCGTGGATCTCGGCGCGCGTCGGGCCGCCCCAACTCCCGCCGCGCGACTCCATCTCCATGTACAGGATGCCCTTCACGCCCAGGGACATCGCCATCGATCCGTCCGGCGCCTGGGCGTTGAACGGGAAGAAGACCCCGTCCGCGGTGCGGAGTCGCGCCTCGAAGCGATCGACCAGCTGCGGATAGTGCGGCGAGCCCAGTTCCTCCTCGCCCTCCGCCAGCACCATCAGGTTCACCGGCAGCTTGCCATCGACGGCAATGATGGAGCTGATCGCATTCAGGAACGCGCGCTCGGGTCCTTTCTGGTTGGTCGCGCCGCGACCCATCAACGCCTGACCGTGCTCCGTGTCCACCAGCTCCGCAGCGAACGGCGGCACGCGCCAATTCTCCTCCACCGGCTGCACGTCGTACATCATGTAGACGACCAGCGTGTGCGCTGCGCCGGCATCGTAGTAGCCCCAGACGCCGGGATGCCCGTCGGTCGGGATCAATGCAGTTTCCTTGAACCCAAGCGCGCGCAGGTCATCGCGCAGCAGGGTCGCCATCTCGGTGATCCCGACGCTCTGGGCTGAGATCGACGGCTGTCGAATCCAGCGCTGGATGTTCGCAAGATGCGCGTCGAGGTTCGCGTCGATGTGCCGATAGATCGCCTCGTGCCGGCCGCTATACGGCGCAACACGTGAGGCGTCGTAGCGCTCCTCGGTGCTGAACGGGAAGACCGGCTCGCCAGGGCGCTGGGCCCCGAGCGTCGTGGCGGCGAGGAAGGCGAGCAGCGCGAGATACGTGAGGCGGATCGTGGGCATAGGGACCTGATCGTGGGTGGGGGCTCAGAACTCGCGAACGAACATCTGCACGGCCTTGTCGCCGTCGTCATACTCGCGCACACCAACCGCTGCGTAACGCATCGCTTGGTGAAAATCGATCGAGACCGGGTTCGGCGGCCGTAGGTTCACTTCCAGCGCCACCCGTGGCCACTGCCGGGCGATGGCCTTGTGCAGGTCCTCGTACATCGCGCGCCCCACGCCAGCACGGCGCAGCCGCGGCGCCACCACCACGCGGTCGAGATACAGGAAACTGTCATAGCGCTCTGCGAACCACTTGTAGTTCGCGCTCCAGTACTCGAGGCCCGAGGGGATGCAGAGCACAAACCCCGCCACGCCCTCGGAGTCCTCCGCAACGCGGTAGTGCCCCGCGCGCTCGACGATCCACGTGAACTCGTCCGGCGTGAGCGCGTTCACGTGGGGCACCGCCGCGTTATTGAGCGCGAGAACCGCCGCCGAATCGGCGGCGGTCGCATCGCGCACGGTGAAGCCCGCGCTCACGCCGCAGGCATCTCCGTCATGTCGTCATCGTCCGCCACGGGACCGCGTGGCGGAGTCGGCAGGTCCGTGCTTGGCACGATCGGCTCCTTGCCGCCGGCGCGGATCTGCCGGTTGAGCCGCGCAAGATCTTCCTTGAGCAGCTTGTCGAGCTGGTCGGTCTGCACCTTGAGCAGCTCCACCAGGACATCGAACACTTCCACCGACTGCGCGGTCGGCGCATACGGTCCCGACGAGACCACGCCACTGAGCGACGCAATCTTGTTGTTGAGCTTGATGGGGAAGTTGAGCGGGTCCTGGTTCGACTGGTTCTTGACCTGATAGATCTCCTGCTCGACCGCGGCCAGTTGCGTGAGCAGCTGCGTCGCGGCGCGCCGGATGCGCGGCAGCTCCTCCATCCGTGCCTCGATCTGCGCACGCACGTTGCGGATCGTGCGCACCGCGTTGTTCGCCTCGCTGGTCTTGTCGCGGATCTTGATCAGGAACTCAAACTGGGCGACTAGGTCCGCGGCCGTCGCGTCCGTCCGAGGATCGTTGAGCAGCTTGAACGGCGCCGTCTGCGGGGCGGTGCTGCCCACGGTCAGGCGCACGCTGTAGGTGCCGGCCGGTGCGATCGGGCCGCGCGTGCCGCCCGCCCAGAGGATCATGCCCGGGAAGGTCACCGCGTCGGGATAGCGCATGTCCCAGGTGAAGGCGTTGAGACCGACCGCGTTGCCCGGGCGCGCCGCAGCACCGCCGCCGCCGAAGCCACCACCGCCTCCACCCTGCCCGCCGCCCTGTCCCGCACCCTGACCCCGCTGCGGCGGACGGCCGTCATTCTCGTAGGTGTCGATCACCGTGCCATCCGGCGCGATGAACTCAAGCTTCACCGGCTGACTGGCGCTGGCCACGCTGTAGTAGACCGTGACGCCACTCGGCGGGTTCTGACCCGGGCGACTCGCCGCCGCATTACCACCACCGCCACCTCCGCCGAATCCGCCGCCACCCCACTGGATGCGATACGCATCGCGCGGCGTGTAGAGATGCGCGGGCTTCCGCGCGACGTCTGCCGAGTATTGCCGAAGGGCGGAGAGGTCGTCGAGGATCCAGAAGGAGCGCCCGTGCGTGCCGGCGACGAGGTCGCCTTCCTTCACCACCAGGTCGTGCACCGGAACCGGCGGCAGGTTGAGCTGCAGCGGCTGCCAGTGGCCGCCGTCATCGAAGCTCACGTACACACCACGCTCCGTGCCGGCGTAGAGCAGCCCACGGCGCACATCGTCCTCGCGGATCGTGCGCGTGAAATGCTCCGGCGCGATGCCGGTCACGATCTTCGTCCACGTCGCGCCGTAATCCGTGGTCTTCCACAGCGAGGGCGCGAAATCGTCGAGTTGGAAGCGATTGGCCGCGACATACGCCGTGCCCTCGTTGTATCGCGAAGCCTCGATCATGCTCACGCGCGTGAAATCACCGATGCCGCGCGGGGTCACGTTGGTCCACGCGCCACCGCCATTGCGCGAAATATGGATGAGGCCGTCATCGCTGCCCGCCCACAGCACCTGCGCGTTCCGCGGCGACTCGGCGAAGGTGAAGATCGTCCCGTAGGTCTCCACGCCCGTCTGGTCCTTGGTGATCGGACCGCCGGAGGCGCCGAGTGTGCGCGGGTCGTTCCGCGCCAGCCGCGGCGAGATGATCTCGAAGCTCTGGCCCTCGTTGCGACTGCGGAAGAGCTGGCTGCCGCCCACATACAACACTTTCGGGTCGTGCGTCGACACGACGATGGGGAAGGTCCACTGGAACTTGTGCGTGATGTCTTCCGATGAATGTCCCATCGGATTCATCGGCCAGGCGTTGATGTTGCGCTCGAGGCCCGTGCGCATGTCCTTGCGCGTCAGATAGCCCGAGTAGCTGCCCGCGAACACGATGTCCGGGTTGGTGGGATGCGGCGTCACGTAGCCGGACTCGCCGCCACCCGCGTCCTGCCAGTCGGCGCGCGCGATCGTGCCTTCCTTCCGGCTGGGCCCGCAGAGCGTGGAATTGTCCTGCTGCGCACCGCAGACCCAGTACGGGAAGTGGTTGCTCACGGAGACGTGGTACATCTGCGCCGTGGCGAACTCCTGATCGGTCCAGGACTCACCGCCATTGTTGCTCACGTTGGCGCCGCCGTCGTTGGCCTCCACCATCCGCATCGGATTGTCCGGCGCAATCCACATGTCGTGGTTGTCGCCGTGCGGTGGCCGCAGCTGCGTGCGGAACGTGCGGCCGCCATCGGTGCTCTTGAAGAAGCCGACGTTGAGGCCGTACACGACGTTCGTGTCCTTGGGATCGGCGAAGATCTTGGAGTAGTACCAGGCGCGCTGGCGCAGCGAGCGGTCGCGGTTGATCCACTCCCAGCTCGCACCGGCGTCGTCCGAGCGATACACACCGCCGGAATCATTCTCGATGATGGCCCACACGCGGCGCGAGTTCGCACCCGAGACGGCCAGGCCCACCTTGCCCCACACGCCCTTAGGCAGCCCGCGGTTGGCCGTGATCTCCTGCCAGGTGGCGCCACCGTCGGTGGTCTTGAAGATGCCCCCACCCGGGCCGCCGGAGTTCAGCGACCACGGCTGGCGATACGCGTGCCAGAACGCCGCGTACAGCGTGTTCGGATCGTTCGGATCCATCACCAGATCCGAGATGCCCGTGGAGTCGTTCCGGAACAGGATCCGATTCCAGGTCTTGCCGCCGTCGGTGGTCTTGAACACGCCGCGTTCGGGGTTCGGACCGAAGGCGTGCCCGAGCGCACCGACGTACGCGATGTCGGCGTTGGTGGGATGCACCCGGATCCGCGCGATATGTCGCGTCTCGCGCAGTCCCATCAGCGTCCAGGTCTTGCCGCCGTCGGTGGTCTTCCACAGCCCATCGCCGTGCGAGGTGTTGCCGCGGATGTGGGTCTCGCCGCCGCCGACATAGACGATGTCCGGGTTCGACGGCGCGACAGCCACGGCGCCTATCGTGCCGCCGAAGGCATCGTCCGTGGTCGGCTGCCAGTTCATGCCGCCGTCGATGGTCTTCCAGACACCGCCACCGGTGGTGCCCATCCAGTACTCGAGCGGCCGCGCCGCGGAACCGGACACCGCCACGGAGCGGCCGCCACGCGCAGGCCCCAGTTCGCGCCATCGCAGGGCACGGTAGGCTGACGTATCCACTTGCTGTGCCGGCGCGAGGCTCGGCAGCAGGACGAAAGCCGTTCCAACCACGACGGCGAGACGAGACCACGACGCACGCACAGCCACGAGCACGACCTCCGATAGGTGGGGACCTGAACCGCAGACCGCGATGTTGATGACGGCGGGGGCGCCGCGCAAGGGCGTACATTTCCCCGTCCGAACCTCCACCAGTCTGGGTCATGACATTCTTGCCTACCGATACGCGTCTGGCGCTCGCCGCGCTCACCCTGTCCCTCGGTGCCATCGCCTGCGGTGGTGATGCGGCATCCACGGACCCGAACCAGCCGTTCGCCGTGGTGTCTGCCGGGCTCGCGACGCCCGAGTCCGTGCTTTGGGACGCCGCCCGAGGCGTCTGGTATGTGAGCAACATCAACGGGTCGCCGACGGCGAAAGACGACAACGGCTACATCCTGCGCCTGACCGCCGACGGTGTGGTGATGGATTCATTGCCGTTCATCAACGGGGCCGATGAAGACATCACCTTGAACGCGCCCAAGGGTATGGCGCTCGTCGGCGACACGCTCTGGGTCTCGGATATCGATGCCATCCGTGCCTTCAATGTCACCACGGGAACTGCGGTCACCTCGCTCGAGCTCGCCGCACAGGGCGCGACCTTTCTCAACGATGTCGCCGCCGCCGCCGATGGCAGCATCTACATCACGGATTCCGGAATGACGTTCGACGCCTCCGGCAACGTGGTCCATTCAGGGCAGAGCCGCGTGTTCGTGCTCAATGGCCGCAACGCGCGCCCCGCAGTCACGCTGCCTGCCCAAAGCGCCGCCAACGGCATTGCCTTCGACGCGGGCCGCAACGCGTGGTTGATCGTCGGCTTCAACTCGCCAAGCGTCTTCGCCTGGACACCGGGCAGCGACAGCGTGCGAGTGGTGGCCACCGGCCCCGGCGGTGGCGATGGAATCGTGCTCCTGCCCGACGGCCGCGCGCTCTTCAGCAGCTGGGCGGACTCGGCCCTGCACCTCCTCTCGGACAGCACGGTGACCCGGCTCCGCGGCGGCCTGCCCGGCCCGGCGGATCTCGGATTCGACGCGGCGCGACGCCTTGTTGCCGTCCCGCTCTTTACCGAGAACCGCGTCGAAATCTGGTCCGTCCGCTGACGCGTTGATGCATCGCCCGTTCACGGCCGACTGGGCCGCGGCCTTCCGCACGGCAATCGAGTCGGACGCCGACTATCGTAGCGCGGCTGCGAAGTGGACCTGGCCGGTCGCCTTCGTGATGCCCGCAACTCCGGAGCTCGGCTACGGCGAAGCGACGGCCGTCGAACTGCAACTCGACCGCGGCCGCTGCCACGACGCGCGCCTGCGAAATCCCGACGAACTCAGTGCGCCGATTGTGCTCTCGGCGCCGTATGCCGTGTGGAAGTCCGTGGTGCGCGGTGAGCTGGATCCCATCGCCGGCGTGGTCGGTGGCCGCATCGCGGTGCGCGGTTCCATCGCGACGCTGATGTTTCACGCGGCGGCCGCGACCGCCTTGCTCGCCTGCGCGCGCCGCATCGCCACCGCTTTCCCCGACGAGCCATAACCCGACGCGCGCGTGCCGCCGTGCGCTACGGCGTCGGGCACGGCGCCTGCACGGCGGTGAGTTCACCACGTAGCACGCCAGCGCTGCGGACCACGCGCAGCCCGACGGTAGCGCCCGCCGAGAGTTGAATCACGAGCGTGTCGCCAACCTGACGCAGGATCGTCGGCGACCGCAGCAGTCCGCGCGCCGTGTCCGGCGACGAGACCAGCCAGCAACCGTCGAGTCGTGCCACGAGTGCCGCGCCGCCAGCTCCAGCGGCATCTGCCGTTGCCTCGGCCGCGGCATCACGCCGCAGCGCTGGAGCCGCAGCTGGCGCCTTCGTTGCTGCCAGCGCCTGGGACGCGGGAGCAACCGCTGGTGCCGCCAGGCGCTGCGCGCCGGCGCGCTCGCGCGCCTCAGACTCGGCCCGTACGCCGGATACGGCGGCCTGCGTGCGCAGCGCCTCGCGCTGCGCAGAGACTGCAGCCGCCGCGACAGCAGCCGCCGAAACCTCGCCACTGTCAGCGAGCCGTTCGCGACGCGGCTCTGCCGTCGGCACCGCTGTGTTCGCTGCAACGGCTGAGCCAGCCGTCGTAGCGGTCGCGGGAGCCGCGCCGGCGGGAGCGCCCGAGGCGGCCGCGCGTGAAGCGCGCTCAGTCTCGCCGGGCGAGATGGCCGAAGGCGCCGCAGCGTCAGTCGGACTCGCATCCGCCGCTTCGCCCTGCGGACCCGCCTCACTCGCCTTCGCCGCCGGCTGCGCGTTCGTTGCCGACGTGTCCACGAGATCGCCGTTCCTGGCGACGTTCACCGCGTACGAAGTCCCCACGACCAGCACCAAGACCGCCGCTGCACGATGCCAGGCCTTGAGCCGGAATCGCGGGCGATCGCTCGAGCGCACTGCCGCAGAACCACCTGCAGCCGTACTCGCCATCGCACCCGACGTGCGGTTGCCCGCCGGCAGCACCCCGCCCGGTGTGGCATCCAGCGCGGACAGGATCCGCGACGACGCCGCCACCAACCCGCGCGCCTCCGCGACCGCCGCCGCCCACTCCGGATCCGACGCGATCAAGGCTTCAACGTGCGCCGCCTCGTCCGGCGTGCACTCGCCGTCGAGATAGGTATGGATGAGTCCTTCGTCAGGACGCGACATGCCGACCTCCCCCAGGGCCCGCTACCAGGGCCTCGTATGCCTCTGCCAGTCTCCGGCGCGCACGTGACAACGTCGTGCCCACCGAGCTCTTCTCGATCTCCAAGACTGCGGCAATCTCGCCGTAGTCCAATCCCTCTTCCTTGAGCAGCAGCGCCTGCCGGTCCCGTTCGGCCAGCGACCCCAGCGCGCGACGCGCCAGCGCCAAGCGCTCGGCTTGCTCCACGGTCTGCTCCGCCGACGCCTCTTCGGCGTCCTGCTCGACGCGTGCCTCGGCAGCCATCAGCTCCAGCTGTCGCCGGTGCCGCGCATCCCGACGCGCACCATCGCGCACGAGATTGTTGGCCACCGTGAACACCCAGGCGCGCTCGTTCACGATCGACTCCTGTCGGAGGGCACGGACGAACGTCTCCTGCGCCACCTCTTCCGCCCAATCGCGGTCCCCGAGCCGGCGCGTGAGGTACCGCACCAGCATCGCGTGGTAGGTGACGAAGAGACGTTCGGCCGTGTCCACCGAGCTCACCAAGCGTTGGCGATGCGATCGAGCTCGGCATCCGCCAGCCGCGCCACGCCGCTCGACTCAAGCAGCAGCGTGATGCCGGTGGCGTGCACCTCGAGCCGATCGCCCAGGGCAAACACCGCGCGAAGTTCCGGGATGCGCTCCATCAGGGCAAAGTATGCGGCCGAATAGGGCTGCACGCTCACCCGACGCGCATTCGCTGCCGCCTCGCGGCTGTCCACCCAGATCGAGTCGCGCAGGGCGAACAGCCGCTGGCCCGCGCGTCGCAATCCAGCATCGGCCAGCGCCATGTCGGCCGCGGCCTCGGAGCGAGCCGAGCGCATCTCCGCTGCGGCCTTGGCGCGCTCGAACTCGGTCGCGGCGGGCTGCGAGGCGGGCGCGGCCGCACGCGTCGCCAACGATGCACCGCTGCCAGCACTACCGTTGGCCGTCGACGCTCCTGCGACGGAGGGTGCCGCGCGCAACACCGGCTGCACCGCGTCACGCCGCCCAGGGGCCTGCGCGACCATCCCCGGTTCCAGCACGAGGTACGACGTCAGTTCCGTCGGGATGCCCCAGCGCTCGCCGAGCGAACGGATCTCGGCGTCGAGCTCGGACGTCGCGCCACCGCGGCGACGTTCCGCACTCAGCCAACCCACGCGCTGCGTGGCCCAGAGCCGTCCCACGAACGCATCCGCGCTGCGGCGCGCCGGAAAGCTTGCCGTCGTCGTCCACGACACCGGACCCTGCGACGTGCGGCCCGTGATGTGCACGCGCGCGCGGCTGGCATCGCCGCGATACCGCGCGAGAATCGTCAGCTCCTGCCCGGCGAACAGATCGATCGTGCCCGCCGGCTGTACGGCGTGCAGCGTCACGCCGTCGGCGCGAATGCGCAGGTCCGTGGCGACGGGGTCCGTCAACCGCTGCGCCACGACGCCGACCACGCGCTCCACGTCCTCGTCAGGCCGTACGAAGTGCGCGGTGCCGGCACCATCGAGCGCCAGCCGCTCCAGGAGCGCCGCATTCACATCGGCGCCGAGTCCGAAGGTGAACACCCGCTGCCCATCGCGACGCTCGGCGGCCTGCGACGCCAGGCGTTCCGCGCGCCGCTCACCAACCGTCGGCGCACCATCGGTCAGGAACAACACGAGCCCAAGTCGGCCGTTCGGCACGTTCGTTTCCAATGCACGCTGCAGCGCACCCTGGATGTTCGTGCCGCCGCCGGCGCTCAGTCCATCGAGCCAATCCTCAGCGTCACGCCGCGCCTCGCGCGTCGCCGCGGTCCAGCCATCGGCGTACTCCTGCACGTCGCCCGAGAAGGCGACGAGCCGGAAGCGGTCCGCGCGGCCCAACGAGTTGAGCAGCTGGCGGCCCGCCGCCTTGGCCTGCGCGAGCTTCTCGCCGCTCATCGAACCCGACACGTCGAGCACGAAGGTCACATCGCGCGGTGTGGCGGCACGACGCGTGGTCGGCGGCGACAACGTGATCAACACGTAGCCATCGTGCCGCGCCGGTGCGTGCGCCAACACGTTGATGCTCGCACCGGCACTGGAGCGCACAGGCACCAGCAAGGTCACCGTGCCCACGGCGTCCTCGACGCGCACCGTGCGGCGCATCGCCAGGCGTCCAGTCGTCGCTGCGTGCGTCGGCGACCAAATCTCGCCGAACTCCGCGGCATCGGGCACCTCCATTACCAGCGTGGTGCCGCGCCCTTCAGCACCATCGCCGCGCGGGGCCGGCACATCCACGCGAAGCGCGTTGCCTTCCCGCTCCGCCACGGCGCGGAAGCGCACGACCACCGTGCGCGTCTCGCCTGGCTGAATGGGGAAGATGCGCGTGCGGAGCACGCCCATATCCATCCACTCCACCAAGGCGGGATCCCGCTGGCGGCGCACGATCTCTTCATAGATGCGTCGCGCCTCGCCGGCGCCGTGCGTCTCGCCGCGCACCATCTCGCCGTCGATCTCCAGCGCCAGGTCCTCGAACGCGGCGCCGCGCGGCAATGGCAGCACATAGTCGGCCTCGCCGATGCGATGCCCGCGGTTGGTCCAGCGCTCGGTGACTTCGTAGCGCAGCACGCGCCCCTCGAGGCGCACCTTCACCTCGCGCGACGTGCGCACGACGCGTCCGTCCAGCACGGGACGTCCGCACGGCGGCTGCGGACAGGGCGCCATCACGCACTGGATGCGCTCGCATTCCACGGGGCGGTCCCGCTGCGCATCCACGGGGCGCGCGAAGAGGACCAAAAGGGCTCCAAGGGTCCAACGAACCAACGACGACATACGGTCTCCCGGTGTGGGTCACCAAGGAGACGTCGCCGGTCAAAAAACTTGCACACGGGCGGGGCGCAGCCCCTGCCCGCCCCGTCAGCGCCGCTCGTCGAGGGTGTC
Protein-coding sequences here:
- a CDS encoding VWA domain-containing protein, with the protein product MSSLVRWTLGALLVLFARPVDAQRDRPVECERIQCVMAPCPQPPCGRPVLDGRVVRTSREVKVRLEGRVLRYEVTERWTNRGHRIGEADYVLPLPRGAAFEDLALEIDGEMVRGETHGAGEARRIYEEIVRRQRDPALVEWMDMGVLRTRIFPIQPGETRTVVVRFRAVAEREGNALRVDVPAPRGDGAEGRGTTLVMEVPDAAEFGEIWSPTHAATTGRLAMRRTVRVEDAVGTVTLLVPVRSSAGASINVLAHAPARHDGYVLITLSPPTTRRAATPRDVTFVLDVSGSMSGEKLAQAKAAGRQLLNSLGRADRFRLVAFSGDVQEYADGWTAATREARRDAEDWLDGLSAGGGTNIQGALQRALETNVPNGRLGLVLFLTDGAPTVGERRAERLASQAAERRDGQRVFTFGLGADVNAALLERLALDGAGTAHFVRPDEDVERVVGVVAQRLTDPVATDLRIRADGVTLHAVQPAGTIDLFAGQELTILARYRGDASRARVHITGRTSQGPVSWTTTASFPARRSADAFVGRLWATQRVGWLSAERRRGGATSELDAEIRSLGERWGIPTELTSYLVLEPGMVAQAPGRRDAVQPVLRAAPSVAGASTANGSAGSGASLATRAAAPASQPAATEFERAKAAAEMRSARSEAAADMALADAGLRRAGQRLFALRDSIWVDSREAAANARRVSVQPYSAAYFALMERIPELRAVFALGDRLEVHATGITLLLESSGVARLADAELDRIANAW